A region from the Actinoplanes sp. OR16 genome encodes:
- a CDS encoding WXG100 family type VII secretion target translates to MIETQAEAAVMLRTAARFEQVNDALQGTLRTLMSELSVLSGSWRGQGAMAFERVKADYAADLRNLGMALTETAEAIRAASAGYQAADAGAAARLTRAGQ, encoded by the coding sequence ATGATCGAGACCCAGGCGGAGGCGGCCGTGATGCTGCGGACCGCGGCCAGATTCGAGCAGGTGAACGATGCGCTACAGGGCACCTTGCGTACGCTTATGTCGGAATTATCGGTGTTGAGCGGCTCCTGGCGAGGGCAGGGGGCCATGGCCTTCGAGCGGGTCAAGGCCGACTATGCGGCCGACCTGCGGAACCTCGGGATGGCCCTGACCGAGACCGCCGAGGCGATCCGGGCCGCGAGCGCCGGATATCAGGCCGCCGACGCCGGCGCCGCCGCCCGGCTGACCCGGGCCGGCCAGTGA